TATAGTAATGCTGAATCAGATCTTCTACCTTATGCTGAGAAGCGATTTCGAAGCGCTCAGGCGTTTTTAGCCATTTAGCAGCCAATGACTCTACTTCCTCAGAGAAAGTCGCTGAGAAGAGCGCTGTGAGCCTCTCTTTTGGCATGAAGGCCATAATTGCTTCAACCTGTTCAATAAATCCTCTGTTAAACAGTTCATCTGCTTCATCAATGATGACATATTTTAGTATAGAAGGATCCAGCGTACCTTTTTCCAGATGATCGAGCAGTCTGCCGGGTGTCCCGGATATAATATGTGTTTTTTGCTTGAGTTCAAGTTTTTGTTTCGCAAAAGGCTGTCTTCCATAGAGTGCTGCTGCTTTTAGACGTTTGAAACGGCCGATTGCCAGTGCATCAAGGCGGACCTGGTCTGCCAGTTCACGTGTTGGGGTGATGATCAGTGCCTGAGGTTTATTTTCCTCCCAGACGACTTTATCGCTGATCGGAATGGCATAAGCAGCTGTTTTACCGCTTCCTGTCTGCGCTTTTGCCATCAGGTCATGTCCGGCTTTTATGGCAGGGATGACCTGCTCCTGTACTTCTGTTGGTGCTGTATATGAAAGCTTCTCAAGTGCTTCTAAAATAGAAGGGCTGAGATTAAATTGTTGCCAGGTGTTTGTCATGTGTTGCTCCTTTATTGAGTGATGCTGTTTAGTATACCACGGAGTGAACAGAAAAAAGAGGCTCCCACATATTAAATGTCAGAGCCTCTAAAATTCGTTCCGCTGCGCTTCAGGCGGATGCTTTCCGGACGGAGGTTGCTGAGCCTCCTCGCCTTCGGCTGCGGGGTCTCAGCTTCCCTCTATTCGTCCCGGAGTCACCGCCTTACGCTCCGCTACACTTATCATCTCTATATTAAGAAATCATACTATTCCAGGCCTATAGAAATACATCAACCTCTATTAAGAGTTTTTATACTTCACGGCTCCAATGACGGTGCGCTTTGATTGCTTCAACAAATGAATGTGTAAAGCTGTCTGCGTCATTGCCATGCACGACACCAGGGCTGTCTGCAATGTCATTTGCTTCAAGCCACTTGGTTCCTTCATGCGTTGCACCAATTGGCTTGAAGTGCATGAACGCTTCATTCAGGAAGTAAGAAGTCGTCTGAACAAATTTTTTGCTGAGGTCCTTACCACCTACTGCGTATAGTGCATCATAGAGTACTGAGTCAGCAATCAGGAAAGTCTGATCCACTTTCAGTTCAGAACCATCTGTGCCTTTCAACACACCCATTGACTCACTTACGATTTCCACTTCCACACCTTCACCTTCGAGCTTTTCGATGATTGAAGGTACGTCACCCTCAAAGCCGTCACCTGCAATCAACAGCACTTTACGTGTCTTCGCAGATTTAACGGTATTTTCCTGGCTTAGTGCTGGAGATGACTTCGTCACACCTGAATCACTGCCCTGAGGTGCTTCAAGACCGATGTTTTTCGCCACTGCACTTGCAAGCTCTGTGCTGACATTTGCAAACATATCAACGACCTGACGCCTTACTGATTCACTTTCACATTTACCAAGCTCAAAGCTGAAGGCATTTGTCAGATGCTCTTTTTCAGGCGCACTCATACTGTTATAGAAAAGCGTTGCCTGTGAGAAGTGGTCTTTAAAGCTATCGCTTCTTGCGCGGACCTTACGTCCTTCCATCTTCTCCTGATAATGCTCAAAGCCGCCTTCTTCCGGCGCTGCAGGTTCAGGCGTGTTATTCTCAAGCGAATTCTTATGGTAGGCCACTTTACCTTTGTTAATGGTTTGTCTGCCATAGCCGTCACGCTGATTGTTAAAGAACGGGCATACAGGACGGTTGATCGGAAGCTCATGGAAGTTAGGACCGCCAAGACGGATCAGCTGCGTGTCTGTATAAGAGAACAGACGTCCCTGAAGCAGTGGATCGTTTGTAAAATCAATCCCGGGCACAAGATGTCCAGGGTGGAATGCAACCTGTTCCGTTTCTGCAAAGAAATTATCCGGATTACGGTTCAGTGTCATTTTACCAACGATTCGTACTGGTACATCTTCTTCCGGCCATAGCTTAGTAGGGTCCAGTACGTCAAAATCAAACTTGAATTCATCTTCTTCAGAAACCAGCTGAACGCCAAGCTCATACTCAGGGTAGTCGCCGTTTTCAATGGATTCAAACAGATCCGCTTTATGGAAGTCAGGGTTCTTACCGTTCAGCTTCTGTGCTTCGTCCCATACGACTGAATGTGTACCAAGTACTGGCTTCCAGTGGAATTTCACAAAATGCGCTTTCCCTTCTGCGTTAATAAAGCGGAACGTATGCACGCCGAAACCTTCCATCATCCGGTAGCTTCGTGGAATGGCACGGTCAGACATTGTCCACATGACCATATGGGCCGATTCCTGATTATTTGCTACGAAATCCCAGAATGTATCATGGGCAGAAGCCGCCTGTGGAATTTCATTATGCGGCTCAGGTTTAACTGCATGAACAAGATCCGGGAATTTAATTGCATCCTGAATAAAGAAAACAGGAATGTTGTTTCCAACAAGATCGTAGTTTCCTTCATCCGTATAGAATTTCGTCGCAAATCCACGTGCATCACGTGCAAGGTCTGCTGACCCTTTTGATCCTGCTACGGTTGAGAAACGGACAAATACAGGTGTTTTTCGTGAAGTATCAGTTAAAAACCCAGCCTTTGTCACATCTTCAAGTGATTCATATAATTCAAATTCACCGTGGGCACCTGCCCCCCGCGCGTGAACAATTCGTTCCGGAATACGCTCATGGTCAAAGTGGGTCATTTTTTCTCTGAAGTGAAAGTCTTCGAGGAGGGTCGGGCCTCTGACGCCTGCTTTTAATGAAAATTCATCTTCTGATATTTTAAGCCCCTGATTGGTTGTCATCTTTTTACCGGAGTCATCTGTTTTGAACTGTTCGAGCTGCTGCTGCTTTTTGTTCGTGTTTTCGTTACTCAATGTAGTTCCTCCTTATGTAAATTTGTGATGAAACTGCCTTTATCTGTTTCCCTTTTAGTTGTTATGACAAACAGTTTTTTGCGAAAAATTTCGAAAATAAAAAACACCCCACTTCAAAAGTGAGGTGCCTGCTATTTAAGGTAAAACTGTCGAGCCCATCAGGTAGCGGTCGCATTCGCGTGCCGCTTCACGGCCTTCGTTGATTGCCCAGACAATCAGACTCTGTCCGCGTCTCATATCGCCTGCTGAGAATACGCCTTCTACGTTTGTACGGTAGTCGCCGTATTCTGCTTTAACAGTAGAACGTTCAGTTGTTTCAAGCTCAAGCTGCTGGATGAGTCCCTGCTCCGGTCCGCTGAAGCCGATTGCAAGCAGCACAAGGTCTGCTTTCCAGACTTTTTCTGTACCTGGAATCGTTTCACGGATACGGTTGCCGTTTTCATCAATGCGAAGCTTAACGTTGATTGTGTGTACTTCTTTTACGTTGCCATCTTCATCACCGACAAATTTAGTTGTCTGTACAGCAAAGGCACGCGGGTCAGAGCCGAATTTTGCCGCTCCTTCTTTTTGACCGTATTCGATACGGTGTACGATCGGATATTGCGGCCATGGATTACCCATTGCATCACGGATTGAGCCTTTTTTATCATAGATATCAAACTGCGTCAGGCTGCTGCATTCATGACGGATCGCAGTTGCCAGACAGTCCGTTCCTGTATCTCCCCCACCGATAACGATGACATCTTTTCCTTTAGCGGAAATGTAATTACCGTCTTCAAGGTTAGAATCAAGAAGGCTCTTTGTATTGGCATGAAGGAAATCCATTGCATAATGAATGCCTTTCAGGTCACGGCCTTCTACAGGGATATTACGGTGTACCTGAGCACCGCCGCAGAGAATAATTGAATCAAATTCATCACGCAACTTCTGTACCGGTACATTTCCGCCGATTTCAGCGTTCGTTTCAAATTGAATACCTTCTTCTTTCAGGATATTGACGCGTCGTTCAACAACTGCGTAAGGCAGCTTCATTTCAGGAATACCATATGTCAGAAGACCACCTACGCGGTCACTCTTTTCAAATACAGTGACCCAGTGTCCTGCTTTGTTCAGCTGTGCCGCTGCTGCAAGACCTGCTGGCCCTGAACCGACAACAGCAACCTTTTTGCCGGTACGCTGCTCAGGTGGTTCCGGTACAACCCATCCTTCGTCAAAACCGCGCTCAATGATTGAACGCTCAACTGTACGAATCGCGACAGGGTCTTCATTGATTCCAAGTACACATGCGCCTTCACATGGTGCGGGACATGCAATACCTGTGAATTCAGGGAAGTTGTTTTTCTCGTGTTCACGCTCAAGCGCTTCTTTCCACTTCCCCTGATAGACAAGGTCGTTCCATTCAGGAATTAAGTGGTTAACAGGACACCCTGTTGTCTGTCCGTTGATTTCTGTACCTGTGTGGCAGGTAGGCACGCCGCAGTCCATGCAGCGCGCTCCCTCAAGCTTCACTTCTTGTTCAGGCATCCGCGCAGTGTAGTCTTTCCAATCCTTAATTCGTTCTTTAGGATCCCGCTCACGCTGCGAATGACGTTCATATTCCATGAATCCAGTAGCTTTCCCCATCAAATCCCTCCTTAAAGATTAGTGCGCAACGGCTTCACGCTTACTTTCTTCGAATGCAGTCATTTCTGCCTCTTCTTTTGTTGAGCCGCTCTCAATCAGTTCTGTGATACGTGTATTAATCTTCAGATACGCTTTCGGTACAACGCGGATAAACTGTTCTGAGTACTTCTCCCAGTAAGTTAAAATTCGCTTACCGTGACCGCTCTCTGTATAGTCAACGTGCTTTTCAATCATGTTATAAACGTCCTGTTTCTCCTGTGGATCCACTAGTGGTTCAACAAGGACAAGTTCTTCGTTACAGCGCTCTCTGAATGAGCCGCTTTCATCGAAAATGTATGCGACACCACCGGACATACCGGCTGCAAAGTTACGACCGGTTTCTCCGAGCACAACGACCCGTCCGCCAGTCATATATTCACACGCATGGTCTCCTACACCTTCAACGACTACTTCCGCTCCACTGTTACGGACGC
This region of Jeotgalibacillus malaysiensis genomic DNA includes:
- a CDS encoding hydroperoxidase II, with the protein product MSNENTNKKQQQLEQFKTDDSGKKMTTNQGLKISEDEFSLKAGVRGPTLLEDFHFREKMTHFDHERIPERIVHARGAGAHGEFELYESLEDVTKAGFLTDTSRKTPVFVRFSTVAGSKGSADLARDARGFATKFYTDEGNYDLVGNNIPVFFIQDAIKFPDLVHAVKPEPHNEIPQAASAHDTFWDFVANNQESAHMVMWTMSDRAIPRSYRMMEGFGVHTFRFINAEGKAHFVKFHWKPVLGTHSVVWDEAQKLNGKNPDFHKADLFESIENGDYPEYELGVQLVSEEDEFKFDFDVLDPTKLWPEEDVPVRIVGKMTLNRNPDNFFAETEQVAFHPGHLVPGIDFTNDPLLQGRLFSYTDTQLIRLGGPNFHELPINRPVCPFFNNQRDGYGRQTINKGKVAYHKNSLENNTPEPAAPEEGGFEHYQEKMEGRKVRARSDSFKDHFSQATLFYNSMSAPEKEHLTNAFSFELGKCESESVRRQVVDMFANVSTELASAVAKNIGLEAPQGSDSGVTKSSPALSQENTVKSAKTRKVLLIAGDGFEGDVPSIIEKLEGEGVEVEIVSESMGVLKGTDGSELKVDQTFLIADSVLYDALYAVGGKDLSKKFVQTTSYFLNEAFMHFKPIGATHEGTKWLEANDIADSPGVVHGNDADSFTHSFVEAIKAHRHWSREV
- a CDS encoding glutamate synthase, NADH/NADPH, small subunit, with protein sequence MGKATGFMEYERHSQRERDPKERIKDWKDYTARMPEQEVKLEGARCMDCGVPTCHTGTEINGQTTGCPVNHLIPEWNDLVYQGKWKEALEREHEKNNFPEFTGIACPAPCEGACVLGINEDPVAIRTVERSIIERGFDEGWVVPEPPEQRTGKKVAVVGSGPAGLAAAAQLNKAGHWVTVFEKSDRVGGLLTYGIPEMKLPYAVVERRVNILKEEGIQFETNAEIGGNVPVQKLRDEFDSIILCGGAQVHRNIPVEGRDLKGIHYAMDFLHANTKSLLDSNLEDGNYISAKGKDVIVIGGGDTGTDCLATAIRHECSSLTQFDIYDKKGSIRDAMGNPWPQYPIVHRIEYGQKEGAAKFGSDPRAFAVQTTKFVGDEDGNVKEVHTINVKLRIDENGNRIRETIPGTEKVWKADLVLLAIGFSGPEQGLIQQLELETTERSTVKAEYGDYRTNVEGVFSAGDMRRGQSLIVWAINEGREAARECDRYLMGSTVLP